The proteins below are encoded in one region of Casimicrobium huifangae:
- a CDS encoding beta strand repeat-containing protein: protein MKNNATMLITRLIAHTGVAARKYLASSVVVLAGALSGVSAHAQFAEPALSTAAFFPIRTPIGTTSELRFTFVNSGSTPIPANSIELAICPAFNYYTSAGAPFGPLASSFTWTPPGPTDDDCWRGINNVAIGALLGGQIRLTYNANALTAGPELTNINVQLIANFGAFENATGNDNLQPELEITPVPTLSVAKVASVTTASSGDTYTYTLRVSNGGPGASRQGTVITDTVPSGVTINSLVNGSGWVCTPTSAVGPATISCTKAAGVAIGATNETVVTLNATKTGSGSVTNLATVTSGDPACTATTPPVRCSATATVDESLPALTVTKTVGSSPLVVGVPNSYTLAVQNTGNAATTAVSTITDTIPAGLTIGTLPAGCSSAGQTVTCTVAAGLAVNGSASFVIPVTATLSAGNPVVNTATVSGGGDPGCPAAARCSSTTTTPLNAPQLTVTKTASAASFVVGVPASYTLQLSNTGTAATTAVTTITDTIPTGLTIGTLPAGCTAAGQTVTCTVAAGLAAGGSTSFVIPVTPTLAATPSVTNTATASGGGDSTCPAAARCSGTVTTPVNAPQLTVTKTASVASAPANGTFTYTIVVSNAGTAASSAGTVVTDQVPAGVNITGLAAGAGWNCTPTTASGPATISCTKAAGVGAGVSNEPVVTLNATKTSTGSVANTATVTSGDPACVAPLPARCTSTVTVTDASQPNLVVNKSASVASGAAGTSFTYTIVVSNTGPVGSASNTSIVDAVPAGISITGLVNGSGWTCTPGTTTGPASITCTKSAGVAALTNNETVVTLSATKTVTGSVTNTANVTSGDPACVAPLPARCTSTVTVADAADMASTVVCTPDPATVGATVSCAVTCTNVSTVTALGATCSVTNAASLPAGATVVCPNATAPVDVAAGSSLGCNVIFTATAPGTVTVNSTTGATNEPSGALGNNNGTDTVAIIAPPTGSDMVSTVSCTPTPGVVGSPITCTAICENVGTVTATAASCSINTSGLPGAPVASCSPSANVAPGGTLACTVSFTPTVAGSITVPATTSASNEVLTSNNDSSTVVPVNGPSAGADMTSTVSCVPNPANAGATVTCTVTCTNVGNAAATGAFCQVTNAAGLPGNPTPACSPSGTVAVGGTLSCTVSFTATGSLIAVQGGTGATNDVNGGTDPTAGNNPSVTPVSVNAAADMAATFSNLPTVVAPGQSYTGLTLTCTNVGQSTATAASCAPSADVGTVSNVVCTPTPPTAVDVGNSISCTFDYSAPANPPSSDVVATAVTFTGSTNASNDGNTGNNTATGSAAIIDAVNDTGGVGSTAGGTVAILTNDQLGGTSNPTVGAGGITAPTIVVGPGTTLPGASINGSNQVVVPAGTAPGSYTVQYQICAQAVPTACDTAIVTIVVSDTSADMVSAITVPAVAAPGSTVTGSIVCTNNGPAVATSATCVASGVGVSTGACVASAGTAASLPVGATLTCPVTIVMPGTAGGGDTPETAVAVTGTTGASNETVTGNNGSNGSVAIIDAVNDTGGVGSTAGGTVAILTNDQLGGTSNPTVGAGGITAPTIVVGPGTTLPGASINGSNQVVVPAGTAPGSYTVQYQICAQAVPTACDTAIVTIVVSDTSADMVSAITVPAVAAPGSTVTGSIVCTNNGPAVATSATCVASGVGVSTGACVASAGTAASLPVGATLTCPVTIVMPGTAGGGDTPETAVAVTGTTGASNETVTGNNGSNGSVAIIDAVNDNLGSIGGVAGGTTATSVLGNDTVGVAGAALTPSANVTLTPGTVSTPPATGSIVMNANGTITVAANTTPGTYTVPYTICANPAVTPAACDNATATVTVGTQADMASTVVCTPDPATVGATVSCAVTCTNVGSATALGATCSVTNAASLPAGATVVCPNATAPVDVAAGSSLGCNVIFTATAPGTVTVNSTTGATNEPSGALGNNNGTDTVAIIAPPTGSDMVSTVSCTPTPGVVGSPITCTAICENVGTVTATAASCSINTSGLPGAPVASCSPSANVAPGGTLACTVSFTPTVAGSITVPATTSASNEVLTSNNDSSTVVPVNGPSAGADMTSTVSCVPNPANAGATVTCTVTCTNVGNAAATGAFCQVTNAAGLPGNPTPACSPSGTVAVGGTLSCTVSFTATGSLIAVQGGTGATNDVNGGTDPTAGNNPSVTPVSVNTVADLAVQKNGPASVPGGSPVVYTITLINNGFAAADGATFVDTLPAGLTGVTATCTGTGGAGTSPCVNVSLNVTGSSVTGAIPVFPSGGSVLITVQGTAPANGTLVNVVTITAPAGISDSDPSNNTSSVTTRVGTPVQQADVAVTKVGTQAVAASGVIRYVIDVVNAGPAPANGALFTDNVPGAITGVTWTCTAGGGAVCPAATGSGNAITQIIATFPMNGRLRYVVTGTAPGTATTLVNTATVANPSGLTDPDPSNNSSTITTAVITAPIPVANLAISKIGPATVLPGGQVRYTIVAINNGPAAANGAVITDTFPTAVSGLSWTCAAAYGATCGVASGVGNLNLTLPSFPAGGQVTITATGTAPASGTFQNSARVVSPSDVIDPDPTDNIGGPVVTTVLLAPADLVTTVTIAPTTPAPGQPIVATVTMGNIGPSPAGNAVVTLQLPPGSTLVVPSAGGVYNPVTGIVTWPVIPYVPANTNPIVTYTVTFVPPANGGTLTSTVGTPDPEITLVNNPSTVTLSILALDEPKQIPVTPWWLLMLMLGVAGLLPLSRRQTAK, encoded by the coding sequence ATGAAAAACAATGCCACCATGCTGATCACACGATTGATTGCCCACACGGGTGTCGCCGCCCGCAAGTATCTGGCTTCCAGTGTTGTAGTGCTTGCCGGCGCGCTGTCGGGTGTCTCCGCACATGCCCAGTTCGCGGAACCGGCGCTTTCCACGGCGGCGTTTTTCCCGATACGCACGCCGATCGGAACGACGTCGGAGTTGCGCTTTACCTTCGTCAACTCCGGAAGTACGCCAATTCCTGCGAATTCCATCGAACTGGCGATTTGTCCCGCGTTTAACTACTACACGTCGGCAGGGGCGCCGTTCGGACCTCTGGCAAGCTCATTCACCTGGACTCCACCCGGACCGACCGATGATGATTGCTGGCGTGGCATCAACAACGTTGCCATTGGTGCGCTGTTGGGTGGGCAGATTCGCCTAACCTACAACGCAAACGCGCTCACAGCCGGCCCGGAGCTGACCAACATCAACGTTCAGTTGATTGCCAATTTCGGGGCATTCGAGAATGCAACGGGCAATGACAACCTGCAGCCGGAGCTGGAAATTACTCCAGTTCCGACACTATCAGTCGCCAAGGTCGCCAGCGTGACGACAGCGTCGAGTGGCGACACCTACACCTACACCCTGCGCGTCAGCAACGGCGGCCCTGGTGCCAGCCGGCAGGGTACGGTCATCACCGACACTGTGCCTTCCGGGGTGACTATCAACAGTCTGGTCAACGGGAGCGGTTGGGTCTGCACACCGACTTCAGCGGTGGGGCCAGCGACTATTTCATGTACCAAGGCTGCTGGCGTTGCAATTGGCGCTACCAACGAAACTGTTGTCACGCTCAATGCCACCAAGACCGGCAGTGGTAGCGTGACCAATCTGGCCACGGTGACCAGTGGTGATCCGGCATGTACAGCGACGACCCCGCCTGTGCGCTGCTCTGCGACGGCGACGGTAGATGAAAGTCTGCCCGCGCTCACGGTCACGAAGACGGTAGGCAGTTCGCCGCTGGTCGTAGGGGTTCCGAATAGCTACACGCTTGCGGTGCAGAACACGGGTAATGCGGCGACGACAGCGGTGAGCACGATCACGGACACGATCCCGGCGGGTTTGACCATCGGGACGTTGCCGGCGGGTTGTTCGTCGGCGGGACAGACGGTGACCTGCACGGTAGCCGCTGGTCTGGCGGTAAATGGCTCGGCGAGCTTCGTGATACCGGTGACGGCAACGCTGTCTGCGGGCAATCCGGTGGTGAACACAGCCACGGTCAGCGGCGGTGGTGATCCGGGCTGTCCGGCGGCAGCGCGTTGCAGCTCAACGACGACGACACCGTTGAATGCACCGCAACTGACGGTAACGAAGACCGCAAGCGCGGCATCGTTTGTAGTCGGTGTACCAGCCAGTTACACACTGCAACTGAGCAACACGGGTACGGCAGCGACGACGGCGGTGACCACGATCACCGACACCATCCCAACCGGGCTGACGATTGGCACCTTGCCAGCGGGTTGCACTGCAGCGGGGCAGACGGTCACCTGCACAGTGGCTGCAGGCTTGGCGGCTGGTGGTAGCACGAGTTTCGTGATTCCGGTGACACCGACGCTGGCGGCGACGCCGTCAGTGACGAACACGGCGACGGCGAGCGGTGGTGGCGACAGCACCTGTCCGGCGGCGGCGCGCTGTTCCGGCACGGTGACTACGCCGGTTAATGCTCCCCAACTCACCGTCACCAAGACGGCAAGCGTTGCAAGCGCGCCGGCCAACGGCACCTTTACCTACACGATTGTGGTGAGCAACGCCGGAACGGCAGCTTCCAGCGCCGGCACCGTAGTTACCGATCAGGTGCCGGCCGGGGTCAATATCACGGGTCTCGCCGCAGGAGCGGGATGGAACTGCACGCCCACGACTGCAAGCGGTCCGGCGACGATCAGTTGCACCAAGGCCGCAGGTGTTGGCGCTGGGGTCAGCAATGAGCCTGTGGTGACGCTGAATGCCACCAAAACATCTACGGGCAGCGTGGCCAACACTGCGACCGTCACCAGCGGCGATCCAGCCTGCGTGGCGCCATTGCCGGCGCGCTGCACCAGCACGGTCACCGTCACTGATGCGAGCCAACCCAATCTGGTCGTGAACAAGTCCGCCAGCGTGGCGAGCGGTGCCGCTGGCACCAGCTTCACTTACACCATCGTGGTCAGCAACACCGGCCCTGTCGGATCCGCCTCCAACACCAGCATCGTTGACGCGGTGCCGGCCGGGATCAGCATTACCGGTCTCGTCAATGGCTCCGGCTGGACTTGCACACCGGGCACAACTACCGGACCTGCCAGCATTACCTGCACCAAGTCGGCGGGAGTTGCAGCGCTGACCAACAACGAAACCGTAGTCACGTTGAGTGCGACGAAGACGGTGACCGGTAGTGTTACCAACACGGCAAATGTGACCAGCGGCGATCCCGCGTGCGTGGCACCGCTGCCCGCCCGCTGTACCAGCACTGTTACGGTGGCCGATGCGGCCGACATGGCCAGCACGGTGGTCTGTACGCCGGATCCGGCGACGGTTGGGGCGACGGTCTCCTGTGCGGTGACCTGTACCAACGTCAGCACCGTGACAGCGCTGGGAGCGACGTGTTCGGTGACGAACGCGGCGAGCTTGCCGGCTGGGGCGACGGTGGTGTGTCCGAACGCGACGGCGCCGGTGGATGTAGCGGCGGGCAGCAGCCTGGGCTGCAACGTGATCTTCACGGCGACGGCACCGGGGACGGTGACGGTGAACTCGACGACGGGCGCGACGAACGAGCCGTCGGGAGCGTTGGGCAACAACAACGGCACCGACACGGTCGCGATCATTGCGCCGCCGACTGGATCGGACATGGTGAGCACGGTAAGCTGCACGCCGACGCCAGGGGTGGTGGGCTCTCCGATCACCTGTACGGCGATCTGCGAGAACGTCGGCACGGTCACGGCGACGGCGGCGAGCTGCTCGATCAACACCAGCGGGTTGCCGGGGGCGCCGGTGGCGAGCTGCTCGCCGAGCGCGAACGTCGCGCCTGGCGGCACGCTGGCCTGCACGGTGAGCTTCACGCCGACAGTGGCGGGATCGATCACGGTGCCGGCGACGACCAGCGCGAGCAACGAGGTGCTGACCAGCAACAACGACTCGAGCACGGTGGTGCCGGTGAATGGTCCATCTGCGGGAGCAGACATGACCAGCACGGTGAGCTGTGTACCGAACCCGGCGAACGCGGGGGCCACGGTGACGTGCACGGTGACGTGTACGAACGTGGGCAATGCGGCGGCGACGGGCGCGTTCTGTCAGGTAACGAACGCAGCGGGTCTGCCGGGTAACCCGACGCCGGCGTGTTCGCCGAGCGGCACGGTGGCCGTGGGTGGCACGCTGAGCTGCACGGTGAGCTTCACGGCGACGGGCAGCCTGATTGCGGTACAGGGTGGCACGGGGGCGACGAACGACGTCAACGGTGGGACTGACCCGACGGCGGGCAACAACCCCTCCGTGACCCCAGTCTCGGTGAACGCGGCGGCAGACATGGCGGCCACGTTCAGCAACCTGCCGACAGTAGTGGCACCGGGGCAGAGCTACACGGGCCTGACGCTGACCTGTACCAACGTTGGCCAATCGACGGCGACAGCAGCAAGCTGCGCCCCGAGCGCCGATGTGGGCACGGTGAGCAACGTGGTGTGCACGCCGACGCCGCCGACCGCCGTTGATGTAGGCAACAGCATCAGCTGCACGTTCGACTACAGCGCACCGGCCAACCCGCCGAGCAGCGATGTGGTGGCCACGGCAGTCACCTTCACGGGCAGCACCAACGCCAGCAACGACGGCAACACGGGCAACAACACGGCCACTGGCAGTGCCGCCATCATTGACGCGGTGAATGACACGGGTGGAGTGGGCTCGACAGCGGGCGGCACGGTCGCCATCCTCACCAACGACCAGCTGGGAGGCACGAGCAACCCGACGGTGGGAGCCGGTGGCATTACGGCGCCGACCATTGTTGTGGGACCGGGCACCACATTGCCTGGAGCCAGCATCAACGGCAGCAACCAGGTCGTGGTTCCGGCCGGCACGGCGCCGGGCAGCTACACGGTGCAATACCAGATCTGCGCGCAGGCGGTACCGACGGCATGTGACACCGCGATCGTCACGATCGTGGTCTCTGACACCAGTGCCGACATGGTCAGCGCCATCACGGTGCCGGCGGTAGCGGCGCCGGGCAGCACGGTCACGGGCAGCATTGTGTGTACCAACAACGGGCCGGCAGTGGCGACGAGCGCCACCTGTGTGGCCAGTGGAGTGGGTGTCAGCACGGGGGCCTGTGTGGCGAGTGCGGGCACGGCGGCCAGTTTGCCGGTAGGCGCCACGCTGACCTGTCCGGTCACGATCGTGATGCCGGGCACGGCGGGAGGTGGCGACACGCCGGAGACGGCGGTGGCGGTCACGGGCACGACGGGTGCGAGCAACGAGACGGTGACTGGCAACAACGGCAGCAATGGCTCGGTGGCCATCATTGACGCGGTGAATGACACGGGTGGAGTGGGCTCGACAGCGGGCGGCACGGTCGCCATCCTCACCAACGACCAGCTGGGAGGCACGAGCAACCCGACGGTGGGAGCCGGTGGCATTACGGCGCCGACCATTGTTGTGGGACCGGGCACCACATTGCCTGGAGCCAGCATCAACGGCAGCAACCAGGTCGTGGTTCCGGCCGGCACGGCGCCGGGCAGCTACACGGTGCAATACCAGATCTGCGCGCAGGCGGTACCGACGGCATGTGACACCGCGATCGTCACGATCGTGGTCTCTGACACCAGTGCCGACATGGTCAGCGCCATCACGGTGCCGGCGGTAGCGGCGCCGGGCAGCACGGTCACGGGCAGCATTGTGTGTACCAACAACGGGCCGGCAGTGGCGACGAGCGCCACCTGTGTGGCCAGTGGAGTGGGTGTCAGCACGGGGGCCTGTGTGGCGAGTGCGGGCACGGCGGCCAGTTTGCCGGTAGGCGCCACGCTGACCTGTCCGGTCACGATCGTGATGCCGGGCACGGCGGGAGGTGGCGACACGCCGGAGACGGCGGTGGCGGTCACGGGCACGACGGGTGCGAGCAACGAGACGGTGACTGGCAACAACGGCAGCAATGGCTCGGTGGCCATCATTGACGCGGTGAACGACAACCTGGGCAGTATTGGTGGTGTCGCGGGTGGCACGACGGCGACGTCGGTGCTGGGCAACGACACGGTGGGTGTTGCCGGGGCAGCGCTCACGCCGTCGGCCAACGTCACGCTGACACCGGGAACGGTCAGCACGCCGCCGGCGACAGGCAGCATCGTGATGAACGCCAACGGCACCATCACGGTGGCAGCGAACACCACACCGGGCACGTACACGGTGCCGTACACGATCTGCGCCAATCCGGCGGTGACGCCTGCGGCGTGCGACAACGCCACGGCCACGGTCACGGTAGGTACGCAGGCCGACATGGCCAGCACGGTGGTCTGTACGCCGGATCCGGCGACGGTTGGGGCGACGGTTTCCTGTGCGGTGACCTGTACCAACGTGGGCTCGGCAACGGCGCTGGGAGCGACGTGTTCGGTGACGAACGCGGCGAGCTTGCCGGCTGGGGCGACGGTGGTGTGTCCGAACGCGACGGCGCCGGTGGATGTAGCGGCGGGCAGCAGCCTGGGCTGCAACGTGATCTTCACGGCGACGGCACCGGGGACGGTGACGGTGAACTCGACGACGGGCGCGACGAACGAGCCGTCGGGAGCGTTGGGCAACAACAACGGCACCGACACGGTCGCGATCATTGCGCCGCCGACTGGATCGGACATGGTGAGCACGGTAAGCTGCACGCCGACGCCAGGGGTGGTGGGCTCTCCGATCACCTGTACGGCGATCTGCGAGAACGTCGGCACGGTCACGGCGACGGCGGCGAGCTGCTCGATCAACACCAGCGGGTTGCCGGGGGCGCCGGTGGCGAGCTGCTCGCCGAGCGCGAACGTCGCGCCTGGCGGCACGCTGGCCTGCACGGTGAGCTTCACGCCGACAGTGGCGGGATCGATCACGGTGCCGGCGACGACCAGCGCGAGCAACGAGGTGCTGACCAGCAACAACGACTCGAGCACGGTGGTGCCGGTGAATGGTCCATCTGCGGGAGCAGACATGACCAGCACGGTGAGCTGTGTACCGAACCCGGCGAACGCGGGGGCCACGGTGACGTGCACGGTGACGTGTACGAACGTGGGCAATGCGGCGGCGACGGGCGCGTTCTGTCAGGTAACGAACGCAGCGGGTCTGCCGGGTAACCCGACGCCGGCGTGTTCGCCGAGCGGCACGGTGGCCGTGGGTGGCACGCTGAGCTGCACGGTGAGCTTCACGGCGACGGGCAGCCTGATTGCGGTACAGGGTGGCACGGGGGCGACGAACGACGTCAACGGTGGGACTGACCCGACGGCGGGCAACAACCCCTCCGTGACCCCAGTCTCGGTGAACACCGTTGCCGATCTGGCTGTGCAGAAGAACGGTCCGGCCAGTGTGCCGGGTGGCAGTCCGGTCGTCTACACGATCACGTTGATCAACAACGGCTTTGCCGCGGCAGACGGCGCCACCTTCGTCGATACGCTTCCGGCGGGCTTGACCGGTGTCACCGCAACATGCACCGGCACTGGCGGCGCCGGCACCAGCCCGTGCGTCAATGTGTCGCTGAACGTGACGGGCAGTAGCGTCACCGGTGCCATCCCGGTCTTCCCGTCCGGTGGCAGTGTGCTGATTACGGTTCAGGGTACTGCTCCGGCCAATGGCACGCTGGTGAACGTTGTAACCATCACTGCGCCCGCAGGCATCTCCGACTCGGATCCGAGCAACAACACCAGCTCGGTCACAACACGCGTCGGTACGCCGGTGCAGCAGGCGGACGTCGCGGTGACCAAGGTTGGTACACAGGCTGTCGCAGCCTCAGGTGTCATCCGGTACGTCATTGATGTGGTTAACGCCGGACCGGCGCCCGCCAACGGCGCGCTGTTTACCGACAATGTGCCGGGTGCCATCACTGGTGTGACGTGGACCTGCACTGCGGGTGGTGGAGCGGTCTGTCCGGCAGCCACGGGCAGCGGCAATGCCATCACCCAGATCATCGCGACATTCCCGATGAACGGGCGCTTGCGCTATGTCGTGACTGGCACTGCACCGGGCACAGCGACAACTTTGGTCAACACGGCGACGGTCGCTAACCCGTCTGGCCTGACCGACCCGGATCCGAGCAACAACAGCAGCACCATTACGACGGCGGTTATTACGGCGCCGATACCGGTAGCCAATCTTGCCATCTCGAAGATTGGTCCCGCGACGGTGCTGCCTGGTGGTCAGGTGCGCTACACCATTGTGGCCATCAACAATGGCCCGGCGGCGGCGAATGGCGCGGTGATTACCGACACCTTCCCGACCGCAGTGTCGGGGTTGAGCTGGACATGTGCGGCCGCCTACGGCGCAACCTGTGGCGTAGCCTCAGGTGTCGGCAATCTCAACCTGACCTTGCCAAGCTTCCCGGCAGGCGGTCAAGTGACGATTACGGCTACGGGCACTGCGCCGGCCTCGGGTACGTTCCAGAACAGTGCCCGCGTTGTCTCGCCAAGCGATGTGATCGACCCGGATCCCACCGACAACATCGGCGGCCCGGTGGTGACCACGGTGCTCCTGGCGCCGGCGGATCTGGTGACCACAGTGACCATTGCACCGACCACACCGGCGCCCGGACAGCCGATTGTGGCGACGGTCACCATGGGCAACATCGGGCCCAGCCCGGCCGGCAATGCGGTGGTCACACTGCAGTTGCCACCAGGCAGCACCTTGGTGGTACCGTCGGCTGGTGGTGTCTACAACCCGGTCACCGGCATCGTTACCTGGCCAGTCATCCCGTATGTGCCGGCCAACACCAATCCGATCGTGACCTACACGGTCACCTTCGTTCCGCCGGCGAACGGTGGCACCTTGACCTCGACGGTCGGGACGCCAGATCCGGAGATCACACTGGTGAACAATCCGTCCACGGTGACGCTGTCTATCCTGGCGCTCGATGAGCCCAAGCAGATTCCGGTCACGCCGTGGTGGTTGCTGATGTTGATGCTGGGCGTGGCGGGCTTGCTGCCGCTGAGCCGCCGCCAAACGGCGAAGTAG